The segment ACTTGTTCATAACTTAATTACATCCtagatttttttagaaaatataaacTATTTGCTTTGTTTAGTATTTTTTAGAATATTGGTCTTTTCATTTAGGACCTAACACCTTTATACCCATCTAAATTCTAaagtaaggtcttgtttagttccctaggtgaaaagtttttgcatactatagcatttttgtttgtatttgttaattattgtctaatcatggactaactaggctcaaaagatttatctcgcaaattacaaattagttatttttttatctatatttagtacttgatacatgtgtgccacaagatttgatgggatgaagaatcttgaaatttttttaaattttagatgtaactaaacaagtcctaaaaAAGTGTTAAAATAGTGGGAAAGAAAAAGTAAGGGAGTTGACAAATTATAAAGATTTTCAGTTCAATTGTCAAGTAGAAATAGGCTTTCTTAAGAactaatttttttggattttgatattttagtatttttgtttgtatttaataattattgtgtaattatggactaactaggttcaaaagttttatttcgcaaattatagataaattatataattaattacttttatctatatttagtgctatgCCACGATGTGAGGaagaatctttaaaaaaattttaaattttaggtGAACAAGACCATAGTTTTCTTTTGTAGAGCACTTTTTTGCAATGGGTGGTACTCATCGCCTACATCGGCCAGTGAAGGAAATAGAATACAGCCAGCCCCTCACAGCCGCGCGTGCGGCCGATGCGGTACCAATGCGCGACCCCCTCGCCGCCCTCCTTCGCAGCGGCGGCCATCCTCACTCCGCCCACGGCGTGGCCATCAAGCTTGGCTGCATTGCCTCCACTTTTCTCTGCAACAATCTTCTGCATGCCTACCTCAGCCGCTCCGTCCCCGCGCATGCCCGCAGGCTGTTCGACGAAATGTCCCGCCGCAACCTCGTGTCCTGGTCCGTCGTCATCTCCGGCTCCGCCCGCCACGGCGTCCTCGCGGAGGCGTTCGCGTTGTTCTCCCACATGCTTCACGGTGCGGGGCAGGGAAGCTGGGACCGTCCGGACTCGTTCATGCTAGGGGCCTTGGTCGCCGGGTGCTCCCGCGCCAGACACGTCGACGCTGGCGTGCAGGTGCACGCTTGCGTGGCCAAGTTCGGCGTCGACGAGGATGAGAGCGTCGCGGCGGCGTTGGTGGACATGTATGCCAAGTGCGGGTGGGTGGACTCGTCATGGCGGGCCTTCACGCTCGCACCGCAGCGGAGCGTCCTGAGTTGGACGAGCATGATTGCCTGTCTGGTCAACCAAGGTTCGTCAGGTTACCATGACGCAGCAATGCTGCTGTTCAAGAAAATGCTGGCATTAAAGGTTTGGCCTACCAATGTGACGTTTTCTTGCATCCTGAAGGTGTTCAATACGCCTGATTTGCTATCCGTTGGAATGCAAATTCATGGCTGCTTGCTGAAGATAGGGACTGAGGTTGACACTGCTTTGGGGAGTGCCTTGATGACGATGTATGGCAGATGTGGTGGAGTTGATGAGATAGCTAGGTTGGCTTGTCGTATAAGGCATGATGTGTTTTCACGGACTTCCCTGCTTGGAGCTTATGCTCGTAATGGATACAATGCAGAGGCAATTGGTGTTTTCAAGGAGATGATCTTGACAAATATGGCAATTGATCAGTCAGCTATGACTTGTCTGCTGCAGGTTTGTTCATCTGTTGGACAACTGAGAATGGTTCGGGAGGTACATTGTTATGCTTTAAAAACTTTCTTCAAGT is part of the Sorghum bicolor cultivar BTx623 chromosome 10, Sorghum_bicolor_NCBIv3, whole genome shotgun sequence genome and harbors:
- the LOC8078298 gene encoding putative pentatricopeptide repeat-containing protein At3g15130 isoform X2, which gives rise to MRDPLAALLRSGGHPHSAHGVAIKLGCIASTFLCNNLLHAYLSRSVPAHARRLFDEMSRRNLVSWSVVISGSARHGVLAEAFALFSHMLHGAGQGSWDRPDSFMLGALVAGCSRARHVDAGVQVHACVAKFGVDEDESVAAALVDMYAKCGWVDSSWRAFTLAPQRSVLSWTSMIACLVNQGSSGYHDAAMLLFKKMLALKVWPTNVTFSCILKVFNTPDLLSVGMQIHGCLLKIGTEVDTALGSALMTMYGRCGGVDEIARLACRIRHDVFSRTSLLGAYARNGYNAEAIGVFKEMILTNMAIDQSAMTCLLQMW
- the LOC8078298 gene encoding pentatricopeptide repeat-containing protein At3g62890 isoform X3 codes for the protein MRDPLAALLRSGGHPHSAHGVAIKLGCIASTFLCNNLLHAYLSRSVPAHARRLFDEMSRRNLVSWSVVISGSARHGVLAEAFALFSHMLHGAGQGSWDRPDSFMLGALVAGCSRARHVDAGVQVHACVAKFGVDEDESVAAALVDMYAKCGWVDSSWRAFTLAPQRSVLSWTSMIACLVNQGVQYA